A region from the Mucilaginibacter sp. CSA2-8R genome encodes:
- a CDS encoding ABC transporter permease: protein MLYNYLIIAWRNIWRKTFISVVNIFGLSVAMALSFTIGIFVWQQYQVNAGLTNINQQYIIQSRWKDPNMRLENTTIAGLPRALKEQYPNIVANYYHWDGITVVASVRDRHFRELTSIGDSTLFNMYGFRFKYGNAKTALSNPNSVVITEGVASKFFGKTDVIGEAISLENFSGEKKLFEVSGVLKNLPQNTVTQSGNSSFGLFLPVRASNYFGRSLDGWSNFYTIGLIELKQGASLKSLNLAMSTLVKKHTGYPANQNLTPYAVPLHEYHLRGEQKMLYILCITTVFIMMMAIVNFVNISISSSSQRLKEMGIRKVLGGLKKHLMVQFLTESVVIVTLSTLLALVIYVIARPLFGAMLNAELAGIFALPIYFYFLPVLIALTVGLLAGFYPALVLSQINSISSLKGNVRQIKDKVLFRKILIAFQFSMAAIVLSSAIIISKQVNLFFGKKLGYEKDYIVYAQVPRDWSEQGVQKMEFVRSQLAAMPQISSVSLSYSIPDGNFGGSLQAYRMSDDSTRAFPSIVLPTDNYYANTYGIKMIAGEFFKPQHSSGNSAQVVINESQVKQLDFASPQAAIGQQFKAQGMPVMTICGVTQDFQFGTMHEQVKPVTFVHVLDNTTYRFLSVKLKPGNMEQALSELQNKWTELLPDAPFEYNFVDSALAKMYQTEMQMKKASYVATSFAVVIVLLGVLGLISINLQTRIKEIGIRKVMGSSVNGIIMLFMKDFLKTVVTAGLIACPVAYALMSKWLDGYAYRVNLSPFPFIVTMVTLLILTGGLISLLTFKTATVNPVKSLKEN from the coding sequence ATGCTGTACAACTACCTTATCATAGCCTGGCGAAATATCTGGCGAAAAACTTTTATTTCGGTTGTAAACATATTTGGCTTATCGGTAGCTATGGCACTTAGTTTTACCATTGGCATCTTTGTTTGGCAGCAGTACCAGGTGAATGCCGGCCTAACTAATATTAATCAACAGTACATTATACAAAGCCGGTGGAAAGACCCTAACATGAGGTTAGAAAACACCACAATAGCCGGCTTACCGCGTGCGCTCAAAGAGCAATACCCCAATATTGTCGCTAACTACTACCACTGGGACGGCATCACTGTGGTAGCCTCTGTCCGCGACCGGCATTTCAGAGAATTGACATCCATCGGCGATAGTACGCTGTTTAACATGTATGGTTTCCGGTTTAAATACGGCAATGCTAAAACTGCGTTAAGTAATCCTAACTCGGTGGTAATAACAGAAGGTGTAGCCTCAAAATTTTTTGGTAAGACCGATGTTATAGGGGAGGCCATTAGTCTGGAAAACTTTTCGGGCGAAAAAAAACTATTTGAAGTTAGCGGTGTGCTCAAAAATTTGCCGCAAAATACAGTTACTCAATCAGGCAACAGCAGCTTTGGTCTTTTTTTACCGGTAAGGGCGTCTAACTATTTTGGACGGAGCCTTGACGGATGGTCAAACTTTTATACCATCGGGCTCATTGAGCTAAAACAGGGAGCCAGCCTTAAAAGCCTTAATCTGGCCATGAGCACGTTGGTAAAAAAGCATACCGGCTACCCGGCTAACCAAAACTTAACGCCATATGCTGTGCCGCTCCACGAGTATCATTTGCGTGGAGAGCAGAAAATGTTGTACATCCTTTGCATCACCACTGTTTTCATCATGATGATGGCCATCGTGAATTTTGTTAACATTAGCATCAGCAGCTCATCACAAAGGTTAAAGGAGATGGGCATACGCAAAGTATTAGGCGGACTGAAAAAACATTTGATGGTTCAGTTCCTAACCGAATCTGTGGTGATCGTTACCCTGTCAACCTTATTAGCCCTTGTTATTTATGTAATTGCCAGGCCACTTTTCGGTGCTATGCTTAATGCCGAGCTCGCCGGTATTTTCGCCCTTCCTATTTATTTTTACTTTTTGCCAGTGCTCATTGCGCTCACGGTTGGCCTGTTGGCAGGTTTTTATCCGGCTTTGGTTTTATCGCAAATAAACTCTATCAGCTCACTAAAAGGAAACGTTCGGCAGATAAAGGATAAAGTGCTTTTCAGAAAAATACTCATCGCATTCCAATTCAGCATGGCGGCTATTGTGCTGAGCAGTGCCATCATCATTTCGAAACAAGTGAACTTGTTTTTCGGTAAGAAGCTTGGCTATGAAAAGGATTATATAGTGTATGCCCAGGTGCCAAGGGACTGGTCAGAGCAGGGGGTACAGAAAATGGAATTTGTACGCTCGCAACTTGCCGCTATGCCGCAAATCAGCAGCGTATCACTATCGTATTCAATTCCGGACGGTAACTTTGGAGGCTCCTTGCAGGCTTATCGCATGTCCGACGATTCAACCCGGGCATTTCCGTCAATCGTTCTACCCACTGATAATTACTATGCAAATACTTACGGCATTAAAATGATAGCCGGTGAATTTTTTAAACCACAGCATTCTTCCGGTAATTCGGCGCAAGTAGTCATCAACGAGTCGCAGGTAAAGCAGTTAGACTTTGCCAGTCCTCAGGCGGCCATCGGGCAGCAATTTAAAGCCCAGGGCATGCCCGTGATGACTATTTGCGGCGTGACACAAGATTTTCAGTTCGGAACTATGCACGAGCAGGTAAAACCGGTCACTTTTGTTCACGTGCTTGATAATACCACCTATCGCTTTTTGTCGGTTAAACTGAAGCCGGGTAATATGGAACAGGCACTAAGTGAATTGCAAAACAAGTGGACTGAACTTTTACCCGATGCGCCCTTCGAATATAACTTTGTAGATAGTGCACTTGCCAAAATGTACCAAACCGAGATGCAGATGAAAAAGGCATCTTATGTGGCAACTTCATTTGCTGTAGTTATTGTGCTTTTAGGCGTATTAGGCTTAATCTCTATCAATCTCCAAACGCGAATCAAAGAAATCGGAATCAGGAAAGTAATGGGCTCGTCCGTAAATGGCATCATTATGCTTTTTATGAAAGACTTTTTGAAAACGGTGGTGACCGCCGGACTGATAGCTTGCCCGGTTGCTTATGCATTAATGAGTAAGTGGTTAGATGGATATGCTTACCGGGTTAATCTCTCACCGTTTCCCTTCATCGTCACGATGGTAACATTGCTGATTTTAACCGGAGGGTTAATCAGTTTGTTAACTTTTAAAACGGCAACCGTTAATCCGGTTAAAAGCTTAAAAGAAAATTAA
- the ychF gene encoding redox-regulated ATPase YchF → MGLQCGIVGLPNVGKSTLFNCLSNAKAQAANFPFCTIEPNVGVITVPDERITKLTELVNPQRVVPNVIEIVDIAGLVKGASKGEGLGNQFLGNIRATNAIIHVLRCFDNDNVIHVDGSVDPIRDKEIIDTELQLKDLESVEKKIQKVEKAAKIGDKEGKKAYDVLSTYKEHLLSGKSARTAQVSEEDQEYIADLWLLTAKPVMYVCNVGESEVNTGNAYVEKVREAVKEENAEVLIISAQIESEIAQLETFEERQMFLDDLGLTESGVTKLIKAAYRLLNLSTYFTAGVQEVRAWTISKGFTAPQAAGVIHTDFEKGFIRAEVIKYDDYVKYGSENACKEAGKLSVEGKTYIVEDGDIMHFRFNV, encoded by the coding sequence ATGGGTTTACAATGTGGTATAGTAGGTTTGCCAAATGTGGGTAAATCAACACTTTTTAACTGTTTATCAAACGCTAAGGCACAAGCCGCCAACTTTCCGTTTTGTACAATTGAGCCTAACGTAGGCGTAATTACCGTACCCGACGAGCGTATTACCAAGCTAACCGAACTGGTTAACCCGCAAAGGGTAGTGCCTAACGTTATCGAAATTGTAGATATTGCCGGCTTGGTAAAAGGGGCCAGCAAAGGCGAAGGTTTGGGTAACCAGTTTTTAGGTAACATCCGTGCAACTAATGCCATCATCCACGTTTTGCGTTGTTTTGATAATGATAACGTGATACACGTTGATGGTTCGGTAGACCCCATACGCGACAAAGAAATTATTGATACCGAGCTACAGTTAAAGGACCTGGAGTCGGTTGAAAAAAAGATACAGAAAGTTGAGAAAGCAGCTAAGATAGGCGACAAAGAAGGCAAAAAAGCTTATGATGTACTATCTACCTACAAAGAGCATTTACTAAGCGGAAAATCTGCCCGTACCGCCCAGGTGAGCGAGGAAGACCAGGAATACATTGCCGACCTTTGGTTGTTAACAGCCAAGCCGGTGATGTACGTGTGTAACGTAGGCGAAAGTGAAGTAAACACCGGTAATGCCTATGTAGAAAAAGTGCGCGAGGCTGTAAAAGAAGAAAATGCTGAGGTGCTGATTATCTCTGCACAAATAGAATCTGAAATTGCCCAGCTGGAAACTTTTGAGGAGCGCCAGATGTTTCTGGACGATTTGGGTTTAACTGAATCGGGTGTGACCAAGTTAATTAAGGCAGCTTATCGCTTATTGAACCTGAGCACCTACTTTACTGCCGGTGTGCAGGAAGTACGCGCCTGGACCATCTCTAAAGGCTTTACGGCGCCGCAAGCCGCTGGCGTAATCCATACCGACTTTGAGAAAGGCTTTATCCGTGCCGAGGTGATTAAGTATGACGACTATGTAAAATACGGTTCAGAAAATGCCTGTAAAGAAGCGGGCAAACTCAGCGTTGAAGGTAAAACCTACATCGTTGAAGACGGCGACATTATGCATTTCAGGTTTAACGTATAA
- the mgtE gene encoding magnesium transporter, protein MEEMVEQVELFIKAEDQQQLQDYLNSLNISEVEELISELSEHAPTIIEVLSLNRAVNVFRILDFPTQERLLKKLSGHKIAELINGLPPDDLTSLFSEMHGDTVNNLILHLPLEDRQQVFDLLNFEEDSVGRLMTPDYIRVKKDWDVVRVLEHIRRYGKDSETIDVIYVVDDDGVLLDDIRIREILLVNPATKVRDLTDDRLIALNVNDPQEEAINIFRMNNRVALPVVDNNNILLGIVTVDDILWIANEEYTEDIQKIGGTEALDEPYLDIPLLKLVKKRVGWLIVLFLGEMLTATAMGYFEGQIAKAVVLALFVPLIISSGGNSGSQASTLIIQAMALGEVTVADWWRVMRREIVSGFLLGATLGLIGFFRIFVWTLFSNIYGPHWVLVGLTVGLALVGIVLWGSLAGSMLPLLLKRIGLDPATSSAPFVATLVDVTGLIIYFTIAVSIMSI, encoded by the coding sequence ATGGAAGAAATGGTTGAACAAGTAGAACTGTTTATTAAAGCAGAAGATCAGCAACAGTTACAAGACTATTTGAACAGCCTTAACATTTCGGAAGTAGAAGAACTAATTAGCGAACTCTCTGAACATGCACCTACTATAATCGAGGTTTTATCGCTTAACCGCGCGGTAAATGTTTTTCGTATTCTCGATTTCCCGACACAAGAACGTTTACTCAAAAAACTATCAGGCCATAAAATAGCCGAATTGATTAATGGTTTGCCGCCCGACGACTTAACTTCGCTATTCAGCGAAATGCATGGCGACACTGTTAACAATTTAATTCTACACTTGCCGCTCGAAGACCGCCAGCAGGTGTTTGATCTTTTAAATTTTGAAGAAGACAGCGTGGGCCGGCTGATGACGCCTGATTACATTCGTGTAAAAAAAGACTGGGATGTAGTGCGTGTGTTAGAGCATATCAGGCGGTATGGTAAAGACTCCGAAACCATTGATGTAATTTACGTAGTTGACGATGATGGCGTTTTACTGGACGACATCCGTATTCGCGAAATATTATTAGTTAACCCGGCTACCAAAGTTCGCGACCTGACCGACGACCGTTTGATTGCCCTGAACGTGAACGACCCGCAGGAAGAAGCTATTAATATTTTCAGAATGAATAACCGGGTGGCACTACCCGTGGTAGACAATAATAACATACTGCTGGGCATTGTAACAGTTGACGATATTTTGTGGATTGCTAACGAAGAATACACCGAAGACATTCAAAAAATTGGTGGTACCGAAGCTCTGGACGAACCCTATCTGGACATCCCGTTGCTAAAACTGGTAAAAAAGCGTGTTGGCTGGCTAATTGTGTTGTTTTTGGGTGAGATGCTGACCGCCACAGCCATGGGCTATTTTGAAGGACAAATTGCCAAAGCGGTAGTACTGGCACTTTTTGTACCGCTCATTATTTCGAGCGGTGGCAACAGCGGCTCGCAAGCATCTACCCTTATTATACAAGCCATGGCCTTAGGCGAAGTGACTGTAGCGGACTGGTGGCGGGTTATGCGCCGCGAAATAGTGTCAGGCTTTTTGTTAGGCGCCACACTGGGCCTCATCGGTTTTTTCCGGATATTTGTTTGGACGCTCTTTAGTAATATTTATGGCCCGCACTGGGTGTTGGTGGGCTTAACTGTTGGCTTGGCTTTGGTAGGTATTGTTTTATGGGGATCATTAGCCGGCTCTATGCTTCCTCTTTTACTTAAACGTATTGGCTTAGACCCTGCAACCTCGTCTGCCCCCTTTGTAGCTACACTGGTTGACGTTACCGGACTAATTATTTACTTCACCATCGCCGTTTCTATAATGAGCATATAG
- a CDS encoding ATP-binding protein, with product MPPNEQDRLAALRSYRILDTATEKDFDDLTELASAICGTPIALISLVDEGRQWFKSHKGTTVSETHRDMSFCAHAINNPTQLMEVQDARTDERFKDNPLVTGEMQVNFYAGVPLVDEEGFALGSLCVIDQKAKKLTEAQQSALKTLAAQVVTQFKLRRKLIELESAGTRIKKLNALLTNKEREAMQIIEHTPMAMALHTGEDMQIRFANKMMLMAWGKSETVFGMPFNLALPELASLDFPRTMRQVYRKGIPYHQTEERMMFKHHGVMKEFYYSYSFIPLFLPSGQVWGILNTSHNVTKMVQNRLSLERAEESLRLAVQSADLGTWYIDGVTREFTPSVRLKELFGYLPHEEMSYQAAISQITDEYRSKVIQGVEEALTRGDAYDMEYPIISHLDQTVRWVRATGKLFPATEEGQAPFFSGTMFDITEQKKDEQRKNDFIGMVSHELKSPLTSLNGFLQMLQLKAGKADDQFTFNTASKSIAQVKKMTSTINGFLNAARLGSGKIQLHKKKFLLNDLISESINDALLSQDTHFFHYPLCSEIQVEADRDKIGNVISNLLSNAVKYSPDANQVEVSCMIEDGQAKVCITDKGMGITPEDQSKLFDRFFRVQSMQTRHISGHGIGLYLCTEIIQAHGGHIGVQSQSGQGSTFWFSLPVVGQ from the coding sequence ATGCCGCCTAATGAACAGGACCGCCTTGCTGCCCTGCGTTCATACCGTATACTGGATACGGCTACCGAAAAGGATTTCGATGACCTTACGGAACTGGCATCAGCAATTTGCGGTACGCCTATAGCGCTTATCTCGCTGGTTGACGAAGGGCGGCAGTGGTTTAAGTCGCACAAGGGTACTACCGTTTCAGAAACGCACCGCGATATGTCTTTTTGTGCCCATGCCATTAATAACCCAACCCAATTGATGGAAGTGCAGGATGCCCGTACCGACGAGCGCTTTAAAGACAACCCGCTGGTAACCGGCGAAATGCAGGTAAATTTTTACGCCGGTGTGCCATTGGTAGACGAAGAGGGTTTTGCTTTAGGTTCATTATGCGTTATAGACCAAAAGGCAAAAAAACTTACTGAAGCGCAGCAATCGGCTCTTAAAACACTGGCGGCGCAGGTGGTTACCCAGTTTAAATTGCGGCGTAAGCTTATAGAACTTGAAAGTGCCGGCACGCGTATCAAAAAGCTAAACGCGCTGCTTACCAATAAAGAGCGCGAAGCCATGCAGATCATAGAGCATACGCCTATGGCAATGGCGCTGCACACTGGCGAAGACATGCAAATACGTTTTGCCAACAAAATGATGCTAATGGCTTGGGGTAAAAGCGAAACGGTTTTCGGTATGCCGTTTAACCTTGCACTGCCCGAACTTGCATCGCTCGATTTTCCGCGTACTATGCGTCAGGTGTACCGCAAGGGCATTCCTTACCATCAAACCGAGGAACGCATGATGTTTAAACATCATGGGGTGATGAAGGAATTTTATTACAGTTACAGTTTTATTCCGCTTTTTTTACCCAGCGGGCAGGTTTGGGGTATTCTCAACACCTCGCACAACGTGACCAAGATGGTACAGAATCGCTTATCTCTGGAACGTGCTGAAGAGTCTTTGAGGTTGGCTGTTCAATCGGCTGATTTAGGTACCTGGTATATTGATGGTGTCACTCGGGAATTTACACCCTCAGTGCGCTTAAAAGAATTATTCGGTTATCTGCCGCACGAAGAGATGTCGTACCAGGCGGCCATTAGCCAGATCACTGATGAATACCGCAGTAAAGTGATACAGGGGGTAGAGGAGGCTTTAACCCGCGGAGATGCCTATGATATGGAGTACCCCATTATCAGTCATCTTGACCAAACTGTGCGTTGGGTACGTGCAACCGGTAAATTGTTTCCGGCCACCGAAGAAGGACAAGCCCCTTTTTTTTCGGGAACGATGTTTGATATTACCGAGCAGAAGAAAGACGAACAGCGCAAAAACGATTTTATAGGTATGGTGAGCCACGAACTAAAATCGCCGCTTACTTCGCTTAATGGTTTCTTGCAAATGCTCCAGCTCAAAGCCGGCAAGGCAGACGACCAGTTTACTTTTAACACCGCCTCAAAATCGATAGCGCAGGTTAAAAAAATGACCTCTACCATCAACGGTTTCCTTAATGCGGCGCGTTTAGGTTCGGGCAAAATACAATTGCATAAGAAAAAGTTTTTGCTGAACGATTTAATCAGCGAATCTATTAACGATGCGCTGCTGTCGCAGGATACGCACTTTTTTCATTATCCGCTGTGCAGTGAGATACAGGTGGAGGCTGACCGCGATAAGATTGGCAACGTAATATCCAATCTACTTAGCAACGCCGTTAAATACTCGCCGGATGCTAACCAGGTTGAAGTAAGCTGCATGATTGAAGACGGCCAGGCCAAAGTTTGCATTACCGATAAGGGCATGGGCATAACCCCCGAAGACCAAAGCAAATTGTTCGACCGCTTTTTTAGAGTGCAAAGCATGCAAACCCGCCACATTAGCGGGCACGGTATAGGCTTATACCTTTGCACCGAAATTATTCAGGCCCACGGCGGGCACATTGGTGTACAAAGCCAGTCCGGTCAGGGCAGCACTTTTTGGTTCAGCCTGCCGGTGGTAGGCCAATGA
- a CDS encoding DUF5694 domain-containing protein, whose amino-acid sequence MNIVAQTQPVKFIFEAYFIKLSFNQQSAHKSPPVRMKQLYKILSLSIILTGASFNLQAQKKVLLLGTFHFHNPGADVVKQKTFDILAPSAQQDLEKITDQIRKFKPTKIFVEWNYKDQKGLDSLYQLYQAGTYDKLVEQHYKGKSNYTFYKNNEIFQLAFRAAKKTGLKNVNAIDYHMGIPFDTVMKVIQTSGQKVLMDSVNASIANMSKSANQKLSKYNLIQLLEDANTPASRRENNGFYIKLLTPAGPPDNFAGADAVTLWYKRNLYMYSLVQKSVTAQDERIMIFLGSGHASMISKFIDDENVYQMVEFKEVMKAK is encoded by the coding sequence ATGAATATCGTAGCACAAACCCAGCCAGTAAAGTTTATTTTCGAGGCTTATTTTATAAAGCTGTCGTTTAATCAGCAATCAGCACACAAATCTCCTCCAGTACGTATGAAGCAACTTTACAAAATTTTGTCCCTTTCAATTATCCTTACCGGCGCAAGCTTTAACCTGCAAGCGCAAAAAAAGGTTTTACTGTTAGGCACCTTCCATTTTCATAACCCAGGTGCCGACGTGGTAAAGCAAAAAACGTTTGATATTTTAGCGCCCTCCGCGCAGCAGGATCTTGAAAAAATTACTGACCAGATACGCAAGTTTAAACCCACTAAAATATTTGTGGAGTGGAATTACAAAGATCAGAAAGGCCTCGATTCATTATATCAGTTATACCAAGCAGGCACTTACGACAAATTGGTAGAACAACATTATAAAGGTAAAAGCAACTACACCTTTTACAAAAACAACGAGATATTTCAACTGGCCTTTAGGGCGGCCAAAAAAACAGGTTTAAAAAATGTAAATGCTATAGACTATCACATGGGTATACCTTTTGATACCGTAATGAAGGTAATTCAGACGTCGGGTCAAAAAGTGCTGATGGATTCGGTTAACGCCAGCATTGCAAACATGTCTAAGTCGGCCAATCAAAAATTATCTAAATACAACCTGATCCAGTTACTGGAAGATGCTAACACCCCGGCATCCCGACGCGAAAACAATGGCTTTTACATTAAATTATTAACCCCGGCCGGCCCTCCCGACAATTTTGCCGGTGCAGATGCCGTAACGCTTTGGTACAAGCGTAACCTATATATGTACTCGCTGGTACAAAAAAGCGTTACCGCGCAGGATGAACGCATCATGATTTTTTTAGGATCGGGCCACGCCAGCATGATCAGTAAGTTTATTGATGATGAAAATGTTTATCAGATGGTGGAATTTAAGGAGGTGATGAAAGCCAAGTAA
- a CDS encoding DUF1016 N-terminal domain-containing protein — MPTILQTSETNETAWRLDLLLWQIELRHHDFRRHFFTNLYKLYAAVGRICNKMTDLHALGQDEALQELSNELSAQYGKVFEIGQLKQMMLFARQYQPYPAAGGHDLFYFDWDYLAVLLPIDNQQEQHFYMRSAATKQWSVAELQQHIAADDYHNPKKFKFLNKTQDISESIDDKNNLLKSQRSKRKLYKDFRRMPFPNPFIGPALADYERLLQPQPHEPHLSYARFNRGLKADDLNSIALNVIKFREEADREFNSTLNHFLWNMGDLLTLPAGVEDSLSGKLQKLYGDFFDAGLITLIKTYRNCITDRDMEQRLSAILTWRHLILLFPLKNREAQLYYAELAHEHDLSPAELQHRIESNWYEQALVGYNRKHPVVTNSDTSQLKKREKKVEGNQTLVIKYSTINASDLRPYHHNLNILQNPCFMQFMTMPLR, encoded by the coding sequence ATGCCTACAATCCTGCAAACGTCCGAAACCAACGAAACTGCCTGGCGGTTAGATTTGCTGCTATGGCAAATTGAATTGCGGCACCACGATTTCAGAAGGCATTTTTTCACTAATCTGTATAAGTTGTATGCCGCTGTAGGGCGTATATGCAATAAAATGACCGATTTACACGCGCTTGGGCAGGATGAGGCACTGCAGGAGCTGTCGAATGAGTTATCGGCACAGTACGGGAAAGTATTTGAGATTGGGCAGCTTAAACAAATGATGCTATTTGCCCGGCAGTACCAGCCTTACCCCGCAGCCGGCGGCCACGATTTATTTTATTTTGATTGGGACTATCTGGCCGTATTGCTACCCATTGACAACCAACAGGAGCAGCATTTTTACATGCGCTCTGCCGCTACCAAGCAATGGAGCGTTGCCGAATTGCAGCAGCACATTGCTGCTGATGATTACCACAACCCTAAAAAATTTAAGTTTTTAAATAAGACTCAGGATATATCTGAAAGCATAGATGACAAAAACAACCTGCTTAAAAGCCAGCGCTCTAAACGGAAACTGTATAAAGATTTCAGGAGAATGCCATTTCCTAACCCTTTTATCGGGCCTGCTTTGGCGGACTATGAACGCTTGTTGCAACCGCAGCCCCATGAGCCGCACCTAAGTTACGCCCGGTTTAACAGAGGCTTAAAAGCCGACGATCTAAATAGCATTGCTTTAAATGTAATTAAATTTCGCGAAGAGGCAGATCGTGAGTTTAATAGTACTCTTAATCACTTTCTGTGGAATATGGGCGATTTGCTCACGCTGCCGGCTGGGGTTGAAGATTCGCTATCGGGCAAGCTTCAGAAACTATATGGTGATTTTTTTGATGCCGGACTCATTACCTTAATCAAAACGTACCGTAACTGCATTACCGACCGTGATATGGAGCAGCGCCTGAGCGCAATACTCACTTGGAGGCACCTCATTTTGCTGTTTCCGCTCAAAAACCGCGAGGCACAATTGTATTATGCGGAATTAGCCCACGAGCACGACCTGAGCCCTGCCGAATTGCAACATCGCATCGAGAGCAACTGGTATGAGCAGGCACTGGTAGGTTACAATCGCAAGCACCCAGTCGTTACCAACAGTGATACCTCCCAACTCAAAAAGCGTGAAAAGAAAGTAGAAGGTAACCAAACCTTGGTGATTAAGTATAGTACCATTAATGCAAGTGATTTACGCCCTTATCATCATAATTTAAACATCCTCCAAAATCCATGTTTTATGCAGTTTATGACTATGCCGCTACGTTGA
- a CDS encoding 30S ribosomal protein S16: MATKIRLQRHGKKGKPFYYIVVADARAPRDGRFIERIGSYNPNTNPATIDINFDKTFEWVQNGAQPTDTCRAILSYKGVLYKKHLAGGVKKGALTQEQADEKFTNWLDQKDGKITGKKSNLSSAKDEARKTALAAEAKKNEERAAALAAKNAPVAEEAPAAEETETEATDSAE, translated from the coding sequence ATGGCAACTAAAATCAGATTGCAAAGACACGGTAAAAAAGGAAAACCTTTTTATTACATCGTAGTAGCCGACGCACGTGCACCACGTGACGGTCGTTTTATTGAGCGTATTGGTTCTTATAACCCAAACACCAATCCTGCTACTATCGATATTAACTTCGACAAAACTTTTGAGTGGGTACAAAACGGTGCTCAGCCAACTGATACTTGTCGTGCTATCCTTTCTTACAAAGGCGTGTTGTACAAAAAACACTTGGCTGGCGGCGTTAAAAAAGGCGCTTTAACCCAAGAACAAGCTGATGAGAAATTCACTAACTGGTTAGACCAGAAAGATGGAAAAATCACCGGTAAAAAATCAAATTTAAGCTCTGCTAAAGACGAAGCACGTAAAACTGCTTTGGCTGCTGAAGCTAAAAAGAATGAAGAAAGAGCTGCTGCCCTTGCAGCTAAAAATGCTCCGGTAGCTGAGGAAGCTCCTGCTGCCGAAGAAACTGAAACTGAAGCAACAGATTCAGCCGAGTAA
- the rimM gene encoding ribosome maturation factor RimM (Essential for efficient processing of 16S rRNA) yields the protein MHDNHFRIGTILKTRGLKGELQVYTDFDGLDDIDFDAVFIETAGKLVPYFVTSVKYPQANTAFMYLEGVDHIDKATPLAKRDVYLPNKLMPEKDPDDFTLMDLEGFIAIDEKHGELGEITDVTEYPQQVIATVHYQHHEVLFPLNAEFIKGIDIEGGEIYLDLPDGLLDVYLGGE from the coding sequence ATGCACGATAATCATTTTAGAATAGGAACAATTTTAAAAACACGCGGCCTCAAAGGCGAACTTCAGGTTTATACTGATTTTGACGGATTGGACGATATTGATTTTGATGCCGTTTTTATAGAAACTGCCGGCAAACTGGTACCCTACTTTGTTACCTCCGTTAAATATCCACAGGCTAACACTGCGTTTATGTACCTGGAAGGTGTTGATCATATTGATAAGGCTACCCCGCTGGCCAAAAGAGACGTTTACCTGCCTAATAAACTGATGCCCGAAAAAGACCCGGACGATTTTACTTTGATGGACTTAGAAGGCTTTATTGCTATTGACGAGAAACACGGCGAACTGGGCGAAATTACCGACGTAACTGAATATCCGCAACAGGTCATTGCTACGGTGCACTACCAGCATCACGAAGTGCTGTTTCCGCTTAACGCAGAATTTATTAAAGGCATCGATATTGAAGGTGGCGAAATTTACCTCGACTTGCCTGATGGCTTACTGGATGTTTATTTGGGCGGTGAGTAA
- a CDS encoding VOC family protein: protein MATQVFINLGVKDLNRSIEFFTKLGYTFNAQFTNDKATCMVISDTIYVMLLTEEFFKTFTTKPIVNAHQSIECSIALTCDSKEAVNEMVDKAVAVGATIPNPATDYGFMYQHSFDDLDGHHWEYFWMDPNGMPQQQA, encoded by the coding sequence ATGGCAACTCAAGTATTTATAAATCTGGGCGTTAAAGATCTCAACCGGTCAATCGAATTTTTTACGAAGTTAGGGTATACGTTTAATGCGCAGTTTACCAACGATAAGGCTACCTGCATGGTGATCAGCGATACGATTTATGTAATGCTGCTTACCGAAGAATTTTTCAAAACGTTTACCACCAAACCCATTGTTAATGCGCATCAATCAATTGAGTGTTCAATAGCTTTAACCTGCGACAGCAAAGAGGCTGTGAACGAAATGGTTGATAAGGCCGTAGCCGTGGGTGCAACAATACCCAATCCGGCAACGGATTACGGTTTTATGTACCAGCACAGCTTCGATGACCTGGACGGACACCACTGGGAGTACTTTTGGATGGATCCTAATGGCATGCCGCAGCAACAGGCGTGA